The stretch of DNA aagctccacccaagggccaacaagttccagagcaagacacaccatgcaaattctccagccacacaggaacacacccctgagcttcaatatacaggcagctcaaagttactccaaaaccacagacatctcataactcattactgcatacttcattgcactccagagagaagaaatccagctccacccaccagaactcctacacaagcctccctaaccaagaaaccttgacaagccactgatacaaccccacccacagcgaggaaactccataataaagagaactccacaaactaccagaatacagaaaggccaccccaaaagaAGCAATATAAcgaagatgaagagacagaggaatacccagcaggtaaaggaacaggagaaatgcccaccaaaccaaaccaaaaggaagagatagggaattgacctgataaagaattccgaataatgatcgtgaaaatgatccaaaatcttgaaatcaaaatggaatcacagataaatagcctggagaagatgcaagagagatttaacaaggacctagaagaaataaaaaagagtcaatatataatgaataatgcaataaatgagatcagaaacactctggaggcaacaaatagtagaatattggaggcagaagataggattagtgaaatacaagatagaatggtagaaataaatgagtcagagacgaaaaaagaaaaacaaattaaaagaaatgaggacaatctcagagacctccaggacaatatgaaatgctccaacattcgaactataggagtcccagaagacaacaaaaaagaccatgagaaaatccttgaggagataatagttgaaaacttcactaaaatggggaaggaaataatcacccacgtccaagaaacccagagagttctaaacaggataaacccaaggcgaaacaccccaagacacatattaatcaaattaacagagatcaaacacaaagaacaaatattaaaagcagcaagggaaaaacaacaaataacacacaaggggattcccataagggtaACTGCAGAatttcaatagaaacgcttcaggccaggagggaatagcaagacatacttaaagagatgaaagaaaataacctacagccaagattactgtgcccagcaaggatctcattcaaatatgaaggagaaatcaaaacttttacagacaagcaaaagctgagagaattcagcaccaccaaaccagctctccaacaaatgctaaaggatattctctagacagaaaacacaaaaagggcgtataaacccaaacccaaaacaataaaataaatggcaacgggatcatacttatcaataattaccttaaacgtaaatgggttgaatgccccaaccaaaaggcaaagactggctgaatggatacaaaaacaagacccctatatatgctgcctacacgagacccacctcaaaacaagggacacatacagactgaaagtgaagggctggaaaaagatattccacgcaaatagagaccaaaagaaagcaggagtagcaatactcatatccaataaaatagactttaaaacaaaggctgtgaaaagagacaaagaaggccactacataatgatcaaaggatcagtccaagaagaagacataacaattataaatatatatgcacccaacataggagcaccacaatatgtaagacaaatgctaacaagtatgaaaggggaaattaacaattaacacaacaatagtgggagactttaataccccacttacatctatggacagatcaactaaacagaaaattaacaaagaaacgcaaactagatacaatagaccagttagacctaattgatatctataggacatttcaccccaaaacaatgaatttcacctttttctcaagtgttcacggaaccttctccaggatagatcacatcctgggccataaatctagccttgataaattcaaaaaaactgaaatcattccaagcatcttttctgaccataaggcattaagattagatctcaattacaggagaaaaactattaaaaatgccaacgtatgaaggctgaacaacacgcttctgaataaccaacaaatcacagaagaaatcaaaaaagaaataaaaatatgcatagaaacgaatgaaaatgaaaacacaacaacccaaaacctgtgggacactataaaagcagtgctaagagaaaagttcataacaatacaggcatacctcaagaaataagaaaaaagtcaaataaataacctaactctacacctaaagcaactagaaaaggaagaaatggtgaaccccagagttagtagaaggaaagaaatcttaaaaattagggcagaaataaatgcaaaagaaacaaaagagaccatagcaaaaaatcaacgaagccaaaagctggttctttgaaaggataaataaaattgacaaaccattagccagactcatcaagaaacaaagggagaaaaatcaaatcaataaaattagaaatgaaaatggagagattgcaacagacaacacagaaatacaaaggatcataaaagactactatcagcaattatatgccaataaaatggaaaacatggaagaaatggacaaattcttagaaaagtacaactttccaaaactgaaccaggaagaaatagaaaatcttaacagacccatcacaagcatggaaattgaaattgtactcagaaatcttccaggaaacaaaagcccaggtccagacgccttcacagctgaattctaccaaaaatgtagagaagagctaacacctatcctactcaaactcttccagaaaattgcagaggaaggtaaactcccaaactcattctatgaggccaccatcaccctaataccaaaacctgacaaagacgccacaaaaaaagaaaactacaggccaatatcaccgatgaacacagatgtaaaaatcctcaacaaaattctagcaatcagaatccaacaacacattaaaaagatcatacaccatgaccaagtgggcttgcatcccagggatgcaaggattcttcaatatccacaaatcaatcagtgtaattcaccacattaacaaattgaaaaataaaagccatatgattatctcaatagatgcagagaaggcctttgacaaaattcaacatccatttatgataaaaactctccagaaagcaggaatagaaggaacatagctcaacataataaaagctatatatgacaaacccacagcaaacattatcctcaatggtgaaaaattgaaagcatttcccctaaagtcaggaacaagacaaaggcgcccactttcaccgctactattcaacatagttctggaacttttggccacagcaatcagagcagaaaaagaaataaaaggaatctagattggaaaagaagtaaaactctcactgtttgcagatgatatgatcctctacatagaaaaccctaaagactccaccagaaagttactagagctaatcaatgaatatagtaaacttgcaggatataaaatcaacacacagaaataccttgcattcctatacaccaataatgagaaagtagaaaaagaaattaaggaaacaattccattcaccattgcaatgaaaagaataaaatacttaggaatatatcttcctaaagaaactaaagagctgtatatagaaaactataaaacactggtgaaagaaatcaaagaggacactaatagatggagaaatataccatgttcatggatcagaagactcaatatagtgaaaatgagtatactacccaaggcaatctacagattcaatgcaatccctatcaagctaccaacggtatttttcacagggcTAGAAGAAATaatctcacaatttgtatggaaatacaaaaaacctcgaatagccaaagcaatcttgagaaagaagaatggaactggaggaatcaacctgtctgacttcaggctctactacaaagccacagtcatcaagccagtatggtactggcacaaagacagaaatatagatcaatggaacaaaatagaaagcccagagataaatccacacacctatggacacctgatcttcaacaaaggaggcaagaatacacaaaggagtaaagacaatctctttaacaagtggtgctgggaaaactggtcaaccacttgtaaaagaatgaaactagatcactttctaacaccatacacaaaaataaactcaaaatagattaaagatctaaacgtaagaccagaaactattaaactcctagaggagaacatagggaaaacactctctgacataaatcacagcaggatcctctatgatccacgtcccagaatactggaaataaaagcaaaaataaacaaatgggatctaattaaaattaaaagcttctgcacaacaaaggaaactataagcaaggtgaaaagacagccttctgaatgggagaaaataatagcaaatgaagcaactgacaaacaactaatctcaaaaatatacaaagaacttacgcagctcaattccagaaaaataaatgacccaatcaaaaaatgggccaaagaactaaatagacatttctccaaagaagacatacagatggctaacaaacacatgaaaagatgctcaacatcactcattatcaaagaaatgcaaatcaagaccacagtaaggtatcatttcacaccagtcagaatggcagcgatccaaaagtctacaagcaataaatgctggagagggtgtggagaaaagggaaccctcttacactgttgctgggaatgcaaactagtacagccactatggagaacagtgtggagattccttaaaaaactggaaacagaactgccttatgacccagcaatcccactgttgggcatacacaccaaggaaaccagaactgaaagagacatgtgtaccccaatgttcatcacagcactgtttataatagccaggacatggaaacaacctagatgtccatgagcagatgaatggataagaaagctgtggtacatatatacacaatggagtattactcagccattaaaaagaatacatttgaatcagttctaatgaggtggatgaaactggagccttttatacagagtgaagtaagccagaaagaaaaacaccaatacagtatactaacacatatatatggaatttagaaagatggtaatgataaccctgtatgcgagacagcaaaagagacatagatgtttagaacggacttttggactctgtgggagaggtagagggtgggatgatttgggagaatggcattgaaacatgtatactatcatgtaagaaacaaatcaccagtctatgttcgatacaggatacaggatgcttggggctggtgcacagggatgatccagagagatgatatggggtgggaggtgggagggggttcaggattgggaactcatgtacacccgtggctgattcatgtcaatgtatggcaaaaccaatacagtattgtaaagcaaaataaagtaaaaataaaatttaaaaaaagaggaaataggaaaaatagGTTCTTGATATTATTCCCAAagtagagaagaggaaaaaagagaagaaaacaataaataaattcaattacTGTAGAATCAAGCTACTtaaaatggacattttaataCCCAGACAACATTCTTAAACTGTCAGACACAAGTGAtctaaaactttataaaaatatatatatatagcttcaaACTATACAGTTTACTCAGTTTAAcagaatttccattttaaatttaagacgtacaaaatttcaaagaaattttcaACTTTTTCCCAATTTATCACTTGAAGTCTCAGATTACATTTACCTATTATgtacaaacacataaataaataatatggcAGAAACATCCTCAGAGTTCCCAGGGTCTgggttataaagaaagcttagaagAGAATTTCATCTCCTCTGTGTACAGGAAGTAAGTCTCAGACCATTTCATACCTgtcttttctagtttcttgtcAAATATTAGCTCTTTTGAAACAGATACACTGATTTCATTCATCATTTTTCTCAGGAAGGATATGTGTGATCCAGtaattaaagaaagctgagattaCTCGGGCATATTCTGAAAAGCAGAAAGACAACAGAacgaaaaataaaacaaaaagaaaaattataaatcattatTTTGCAACTATTAGTTCTTAGGCCAAAAGTAAATCCTGAATTAATCAAATGAAACAGAACTTAGGAGTTGAAATGACACTAATAGCACACTTGTAAATCACACAAAAGTATAGGTCAGTCTGGAATGTTTGTATTTCACTTCACAACATCACACCCAATACTACATGCTTAAAACCTGAGCTTGAAAAAACTGCATACGAAGTGAAAGAGAAACATAAGTTTACACCAAAGGTGGACAAAGCAGCAGGAAGTTAGAAGCATACTTCTAAGTGAAATGAGCTGCGATGGATGGCACTCAGGTTTCAGGAACTGTCCCAGGAATGGCTGAGCAAAGTGCTGAGGGCACAGCCCCTCGTTTCAGGCCTTGCTCTTTGTAAAGACACTCACGGCAGGGAATGCCAGGTCCAAGGCTCCAACCCCAAGGCTTAGACCTTGGTGCCCTCGGGACAGCTGATTGCTGCTGAGGCTGAGATGCATTTCTGAGAAGAGGCTGGGACTGTGGGCTGGGGTCCATCTCGTGCTCCACACAGAAGTGTGCCAAGATGCCTCCAAATGCATGGTCTGTCCTGCCCCAGGCAAGCCCCCTGGCCCTCCAGCCTCACGCATGATGATGCCTAATATGGACACAGAGGACTCAGGAGAGTTCAGGGCGGGGATGCCTGCAGGGTCTTCATGATGTGCAGAGAACAATACAAACCCCACAGATGGTAACTGTATGTACATGCAGATGACAGAAGGCAGTATGTCAGACCAATTGTAGAAACACGTGCACTGGCTCTGGATATGCTGCCACACCCAGTTAATGAAACACCCACAAACTAGGAAAACTAACTGCTGAGGCAGCAGAGAGAAAGGGCCCGGTGTCTGCTATTGAAATGCTACTATTTCCAGGCTGATCCCATCGACAGGAGAGATGCAGCTACTGATTAAGCTTCATAAGCTAGttgtatgaaaaagaaaacaatttcagaaTTCTAAAGCTGACTGAATTAGACAGAaccaatatttgaaaataaagcttCACTATTTGTAAGATTTTATTATATAAAGTAGCATGACATGGAAACACTTCTAATGCATATCCTACACAGACATacaaaaaaggaatttattttcaCAGAGAAGTGCTTCAAACCTAAATTTTAGTTCCATCAATTGATTAAATAAGCGCTTCCAGGCAAAACTTGTCCAGTGATTTTCACTAAAGCCCCCAGCTCTCCCCCTGCTCCCCTGACGCATCTCAGCCATGCGCGGGGAGCACCTTCAGTGTGAGGAACTCAGCTGGACTATAAAtcatttgttttcatatcttataCAAACACTCTATTAGTTTAACTTAATAAAATTGGCCTTTTGCAAAAACTTCCTTATGGAAGTAAAAATGCTAAAACACTGAATACAATGGGCCCAACAACCAGCAGGAAGGAAGAATGCAGACATGGGGTCATGGGTTTGGGGTCCTGAGCGGCCAgggcccccccccaccccgactgGTGGGACCCCAGCTCTCAAGCACTCGGCCCATACCTCAGGACCTCCTTTTGGAGCTGCTCCCATAAGAAGTGCGCCCACTCCCTTCCTTGGCACATACACCCTCGAAGGCACCATCTTCACCCCCCAGCTCTCCACTTCACACTCCAGATCCCACCAGGACAAAGCCCCTGTCCCCCAGGCCCCACACTGCCCCGTGAAGGGGACTGGCAGTGGCTTGCCAGCGCATGAGCCCCACCCTGGACAAGGACAGGCACCTCCGGCCAGTCCCAGACCCTCTGACTGCCTCTCCTGCTCATGATGGGCTCAGGCCAAAGAGAGCTCTCACCCAGGGAGCAGGGAAACCCGAGTCCACCTTCACATCTGGCCCAAATCTGACCACGCTTGGGGATGGCCCTCTTGCTGGGAGCATGACCAAAGCCCCCgctgcccccaaccccttctCCAGTCTGAGCACAATGGCCCAAGAGGCCCTGCTCAGCGCAGCCACATGCCACGGGCCTCCCAGTGGCCCCATCTCCCAGGACGAGGGCCAACACACTCAGCACGCCCACCAGGGCCCGACATAACCAGGCCCCGGCTCCTCCCCGACCCTCTCCTGCtcatcctgtgtctcctccagggGCGTAGCTGTACAAAGCACACCTCGCTGACTTCCCCATCCCCACAAGAACACGACCCTGAAGGGCAGGGAGCTCCTCTGCTCTCTCCACTGAGGGCCTGCGGTGGGACCAGTGTCACAGGTGGGGCAGTTAAGGCCCCTTATGGATCAGCTCTGGATCAAAGTGGAGGCAGGTCCTCCTGAGGACCCAGACTCACAGGGTGTTGTCAATCGCCCATCCACCTGCTAATGGTATCAGTGACACACTGCTTTACCATTGGCTTTACTCTCAGCTTTACTGTCATTTCATGTGATGAAACGTGGCATGTAACTTTTTCAACATGTCGGTCTGACTCCTCAGCTGTACTCAGGTTTCCGAGGAGGAAAGCCGTGCACTACACTCACTCGGAGACCACTGCCCTAAGGTGACCTGCAGGAGCTTCTGCCCACTCAGCTGGCTGTCTGTCCTATGCCTATCTGGGTCTGACAGGGGCTCTGCTCCACGCTGCTCCCAAACACAGTCCCGATCCTTTGATCCTCAGTGTCTGCAGACTCTGGCCCATTTCAAGCTGCGAACGTGAAGGCCCCACCCCATGGCGCTGTGAACACACAAGCACAGTCAGCCCCAGCGCCTGACACTTTGCATGGAACAGGTATCCAACAAAGGTTGAGGACGAAACCAAAAGAGAAATCATCCAATGGTTCAACTCCCCCTTTTAACTTCAGGGGTTCAGGAAGGCAGACCAAGATACCTGGGGGACAGAAAATGGACCATCTTCACATCtagcagaggaaaaagaaaagggaaaagaaatgaacTCTTCCACTTCCATTTACACCAGTAAAAATTCAGTCCTAAGAGTGGAGCTCACAAGTCTGGAAAAGTAGATTGCACATGCATGTCTGCATATATCAGGAGATATTTTTATAGCAAGAGAGATGCAAGGTGCATAACCCTCTGTGGGAACCTACTCCTGAAGCATATGTGCAGCCTTACATTTTCTGATACAGGACTGTTTCGGTGAAGAAAGTTTTTCAGAGGTGAGCCCGAGACAAGTTTCTAAAGCAGCACAATGAACCAAGGGCATAATGAACAGAGCACATACCGAGTGGCATCCTGCAGTGTTCCAGGAACAAGTCCAGGGCACTCTTCAATCTTTTGGTGTCGTGCAAAAGTAGCAGCGTTTTCATGTGATCCAGAATGAACACGTCTGAGGGGGACACACTGTGAGTTTCCAGTTGTTTAAGTAGCTTGTTGGTGCTTTCCATAAAAACACCAGAATCGGAATCCTTGGAGACACCTAAACAAAGACAGGGTCACTGAGAATTGCATTTTTACTCTTGTAAACTGAAGATAAACTTTTACCTCTTAAAGAAAGCCTCAAACGTATATTTCTACCTAAGAGTGATGTGTTTGGGATACAAAAAGTCGCCATGAGGGACATTCAGAGCAGAACTCTgaaaagaaagcaacaaaatacaaTTATTGAAGTGCAGTGGAAACGTGGTGTCTGTTAAGGCACTGACTCATAAAGCATCTGGATGTCCCGTGTCCTAGAAGTCACACACAGAGCACAGGGGACAGACACCACACCAAGCTCTCTGACGGCATCAGGAACTGCAGACAACAAAGCTGCTGGGCATCTGCGATGCTCTGGGGAAGCCCAGGAGGTGACCGTGGCTCTTCTGTTGCTCACAAGCCACAGCACCCCCCCCATCACATCGTGCTGAGGCTGTTTCTGCATTAGCCCCAGCTGGCACTCATAGAATGTCCAGAGCCTATGACTCTGTGGCCTTTGCCAACTCTGAAAAGCTCCTGGCTGCCACCTCTTCCCATCCCACTGCCCAGTCCCATGGCGAGCCTCCTTCTGACCTATGTGGTTGCTATGCCTAGAAGCTCCATTTGGTTATCCTAATAGGTTCAAATTTTCTCGTGAAAGTCTCTGATTTGTACCCTTGTCCACCTTCTCCCCACTTCTTGGACATCTCAGTCACAGCTGTTTTAGATCTGCCATCTGGTAACAGCAGCGTCTCTACTCCATGGACCCTTTCTACTACGCTGTTCCTCATGGTTTAGGTCATGCCATCCTGTCTCTTGCAGCACCTCGCACACTCCATCGAATGCAGAGAAAATCTCAGGAGCTCAGCTCATGGCATTCTCCTTGCCTCTGCTTGGCAGACAGGGAAGGAGCCATGGACAGAGCTGACAGCAGGGGGTTGCATGTATGGCCAGCAGAAGTCCAGCTGCACCTGAGCGTGTGGCCAGCATGCTGTGCAGGAGGGTCAGTTTAGCCCTGCCTGCTTGGTCCCCAAGACACCAAAGGctgccctcctcccatcccacagTTCAGGGCTGAGCCACGACTTTAAAGGGGACCAGTGTGGCTCTGCTTCTGatctttgaccttcctttgtcACAGAGCTGCCAACTCTGGGCCCTCCACCTTCCTTCCCAGACCTGAGCAGCCCCAGGGCTCTGCTAGACACCCTGCTCCCCAGggttgcactggcccttcccctGGACCCTCACTCGAGCCTGTCTGGATGGGCAAACACCTGAGGGGCAGAGGACAAACACCCGAGGGGTGGAAGGCAAGCacctggagggaggagggcagcAGGTGTCTGGCTCCCCTGGCCTGTGCTGCGCCTTCTCTGGGACCTGCCCTTGGCCTCCTCAGCAGCTCCCAAAACCCCAAGTTCACCTTACACATTAGACTCCTTGGCAGGAGGGTCGTCTGCCAGAAGCTACTCTCTCAGGCAGAGATCATCTACTGAAATCTCTCTGAATCCTATTTCTGTTCTGCAGTGTATCTGCCTCCTCCTCCTATTAGTGTCATGTGGATATCTGCTAAGGATGTTTTCAACTTATTGTCAATACAAAGTGTGGGTAAACAAGCAAAGAGAGAAAGGGTTAATCTTCTTGGTTAAAATGGATCCACTAAGCACAGTTTTTTTGCATCATTGTTTAAGTCCATTCTTTACCCCTCCAGTTATTATATAGTCAGCATTTCTCATCTCGTTTGTGCTACAGTCTGGACGCACtaaaccactggattgccagaaTCTACGAGGAACAGATCAGAACCAGGGGAGGTGAAAGGTAACTCAGCACTCTGCTCTTGTCTCCTGATCCTTAGGGCTGCTGTCAGACTCTATCTAAAGGTAAGGAATCATCACCCATCAGAACCAACTCCAGAATAAATTTCATCTCCTAAATCAGTACAAATAGTGCTCAAGTATCCTGAACACAGGAAAATCTCAAATCACTGAGTCATACATTGGGGAGCAAATCAATGTGTACACTTCCTTCATGACTCTACCAGCTGATGAAAAAGAGCAAGAGTTCATCAGTCCAACCTGGATTTATATTCTCTGCAGACATACAGCTGAGAATACCAACATATTCAGAGAAATGAGGATGAGGAGACCACCTTCATCTGGACCCACACCGCTAATGGGCTGGCTATTAACCCTGGTAAGCCTCAAGCAGGGGGTGAGCTGAGATCTTTGCTGGGATGAatttaaatatttgcatttttgccTCAAAACTAACAACTTATTTtgaatactgaatattttaatgtattttgtattttaaacattttaaatttgctCATTTTTTCCAACTGAGTGGATGCCATTATTCAACAGaacaacaggaaaaaacataccatcataaaaataaatttcttgtgTTGACTTCAAAAAGTTCAGGATACCATCTGCCTTTTCATTGGTACTTTTCACCTCTTCCTCCTCAGCGTCCGGGACTCCTCCCTCCTCAAGGGGCAGGACCTGCTCCTCCACAGCGCCCGCAGCCCCGCCCGCCATGGCACCCCCAGCATTCTCTCCATCAGTCGCTAGCACATCCTCCTGCTCACTGCTGGTCTCTTCAGGCTGGTACATGAAGTGCACGCTAGAGGCTCCTGTTTGTGAGCCAGCTGCTTTCTTCCTTTgcatttgctgtttctttttgagtttcctttttttatttttgcttattgtgGGGCCATCTGTGTGCCGTGGTTGCAATTTTTCTTGCAGAAGACTCTGCTGTTTTTCTGATTCTGCTGGTTTTACATGGGTGTTattgggatttttaaattttttctttgatttatgcTTTCTAATTCTTCTTCTCTTTGGCAGATCGTGAAGATCCTgatctataaaaacaaaaattcaaatacaACAATTTTCTGTAAAGTGGAATCATAACAAACTCACTAGGCTAAATAAATTTTCCATTAGGATTTTGTAAATTTAGTAGAAAAGGAACTTAAGACATTTACTTCAgtgattattaattttattcaaaCCAAGTACACTATCAAAGATCCTGGGATTTATCATTAAGTAAATTAACAACCTACTTGTTCTTCCaaaacaggtgtgtgtgtgtctgtatttattCATTATTGCAGTCATGACATATGGTGATTTTAAGGATGTTTAAGAGCTGTTGCAATTTTATCCAGAGTAAAATTTCACTCCTAGTTTTGGGGAAAAAACCATGAATTCTTATGCTTTTTTAAGTGTGCTTTAGTACCTTCTAAAGAGTTACTTTTATGTGGGGATGAGAAGCAAAGTGATGACTAAACCGTCCCAGTCAGCGATGGGTCACACCTGAATGAAGGGGAGATCTAGGCTCTCAGAGAAGTTGAAGGTCTGGAGTAGATGTGTGGCAGCAAGGCCTGTGGAAGGACATGGGGCCTGAGAGGAATCACCCCCTGCCAGTGCTGCCCTGGCCATCCTATCTTGGCACCCTGGTAGCAGTGCATGCCCAGTGCACACTCAGCACACACCCACTCTGCTCCAGCAGACCAAGGACAGCCGTGCTGCCACCCATACTCAGAGGCTCTTACGGGTGATCCCTGGGCCCATCACAGGTCATGGTGAAACTTCTGAAACACTGTGTCACCCCATGGAATGAAAagccctctcccacaaagtcccaCTCTGGAGGCTTGATCTGCCACTGATGCCAGACGGAAGGTGCCGTGGGGTCGATGAGGGGCTCGAGACTCAAGAGCCCACGGGTCACCCCTGTGGTCCCTGAGGCTATGGCCACCCTTGTTCTGGGCTCCACATCCATCTAGGCGCCCACACACCTCCCTGCCGCTCCCGGTGACATGGAGGCCCTGCCCTGCAGCCAGGAGTGGTCGCCACATCAGGCACTGCTGCTAGAGACAGGCAAAGAGTCCTCCCTGGCCCTGGTCCTTGATTTTCTCTTGATGTATGTGACAACTGAAGACCTGCTGCCGCCTGGAACTTTGCATGAAGCCCAAAT from Ovis canadensis isolate MfBH-ARS-UI-01 breed Bighorn chromosome 26, ARS-UI_OviCan_v2, whole genome shotgun sequence encodes:
- the ERICH1 gene encoding glutamate-rich protein 1 isoform X1 — translated: MAALRRHVFVGKVLKKLYPEVSHGQEKKAPVTPASRNPSEKVAPEREKGQSVPPETGGDTRVQPMQRLYTVGLPPKGWVPPLLEPPSCSSSESSSNSEDTGDQDLHDLPKRRRIRKHKSKKKFKNPNNTHVKPAESEKQQSLLQEKLQPRHTDGPTISKNKKRKLKKKQQMQRKKAAGSQTGASSVHFMYQPEETSSEQEDVLATDGENAGGAMAGGAAGAVEEQVLPLEEGGVPDAEEEEVKSTNEKADGILNFLKSTQEIYFYDGVSKDSDSGVFMESTNKLLKQLETHSVSPSDVFILDHMKTLLLLHDTKRLKSALDLFLEHCRMPLEYARVISAFFNYWITHILPEKNDE
- the ERICH1 gene encoding glutamate-rich protein 1 isoform X2 produces the protein MAALRRHVFVGKVLKKLYPEVSHGQEKKAPVTPASRNPSEKVAPEREKGQSVPPETGGDTRVQPMQRLYTVGLPPKGWVPPLLEPPSCSSSESSSNSEDTGDQDLHDLPKRRRIRKHKSKKKFKNPNNTHVKPAESEKQQSLLQEKLQPRHTDGPTISKNKKRKLKKKQQMQRKKAAGSQTGASSVHFMYQPEETSSEQEDVLATDGENAGGAMAGGAAGAVEEQVLPLEEGGVPDAEEEEVKSTNEKADGILNFLKSTQEIYFYDGVSKDSDSGVFMESTNKLLKQLETHSVSPSDVFILDHMKTLLLLHDTKRLKSALDLFLEHCRMPLEYARVISAFFNYWITHVDVQLSQH